One segment of Mycoplasmopsis glycophila DNA contains the following:
- a CDS encoding thioredoxin family protein, whose product MIQKYNWEEAQKILENNPVNHLIFLEFTTTWCGDCKMMAPIVKQVAAKYQDNANITFMEVDAEEAQLFRNPDTKWKVLKAPTLLLIKGQEIVEKGFEYIPSEILESWIDKKIS is encoded by the coding sequence ATGATACAGAAATATAATTGAGAAGAAGCGCAAAAGATTTTGGAAAACAATCCAGTTAATCATCTTATTTTTTTAGAATTTACAACAACATGATGTGGTGATTGCAAAATGATGGCACCAATTGTTAAACAAGTGGCTGCTAAATATCAAGATAATGCTAACATCACTTTTATGGAAGTTGATGCAGAGGAAGCACAATTGTTTAGAAACCCAGATACTAAATGAAAAGTATTAAAAGCACCAACATTATTATTAATTAAAGGGCAAGAAATTGTTGAAAAAGGCTTTGAATATATTCCAAGCGAGATTCTTGAATCTTGAATTGATAAAAAAATCTCATAG
- a CDS encoding ribonuclease J, with amino-acid sequence MNKKNQENINIFALGGQDENGKNCYVFEYGNDIFIINAGVKIPINSQNGVDTLIPDFSYLEKNKNRIKAIFISDVKNESFSALPWLVMKIPGIKIYTSLFNKILIYERLNKYNISEHNYKIITFSKPLKHHHLIIEPLELAGSMPGNLGFNFNTGSGNYLFMFNYTIGNLGIYGKTDLQFLKNYFQNRKITALITDAGKSNIAGYSIDKFNQSKQLIEAFKTTDSNHRIIVGAYDEEMPALKQVLDLAILHNRPVVAYGKTYAQLLRFIIKDNPNLSLPEIIDYRNLAKHDNAVILVTGSIDRLYLRFLRITDHKDVYLKLHQTDTIVMLAPPVNGLESLAALTLDEIAKIAPKLYDVLDNEYFRPRPTRLDLLKLILELKPEYFIPTQGLYRYLVDSSNFILGNKEAKKTTLPIILLNGKVAHFMDNKLFSLNGKIKEVGDTIIDGFGVGDISSEVINEREALGREGVVIINGLYCPKTKRILGQLHINYVGVIDLTEQDKIDQLIKSVIAEIFETKEFTSMRELNEKIRKSIRKKIFKLTDKDPMVALTLTTI; translated from the coding sequence ATGAACAAGAAAAACCAAGAGAATATCAATATTTTTGCCTTGGGCGGACAAGACGAGAATGGTAAAAATTGCTATGTTTTTGAATATGGTAATGATATTTTTATTATTAATGCTGGGGTTAAAATTCCAATTAATTCACAAAATGGGGTTGACACCTTAATTCCTGATTTTTCCTATTTAGAAAAAAACAAAAATAGGATCAAGGCTATTTTTATTTCAGACGTAAAAAATGAATCTTTTAGTGCCCTTCCATGACTTGTGATGAAAATTCCAGGTATTAAAATTTATACTTCATTATTTAATAAAATTTTAATTTATGAAAGATTAAACAAATACAACATTTCAGAACATAATTACAAAATAATTACTTTTAGTAAACCGCTGAAACACCATCACTTAATTATCGAACCACTTGAACTTGCGGGAAGTATGCCTGGTAATTTAGGTTTTAATTTCAATACAGGAAGTGGAAATTATCTTTTTATGTTCAATTATACAATCGGTAATTTAGGAATTTATGGTAAAACAGATTTACAATTTCTCAAAAATTATTTTCAAAATCGTAAAATCACAGCTTTAATCACTGATGCTGGTAAAAGTAATATTGCAGGTTATTCAATTGATAAATTTAATCAATCAAAACAACTTATTGAAGCATTTAAAACAACTGATTCAAACCATCGCATTATTGTTGGTGCATACGACGAAGAAATGCCAGCTTTAAAGCAAGTTTTAGATTTAGCTATTTTACATAATCGTCCAGTTGTTGCATATGGAAAAACATATGCACAGCTTCTTCGTTTCATTATTAAAGATAATCCAAATTTATCATTACCTGAAATTATTGATTATCGTAATCTTGCAAAGCATGATAATGCTGTTATTTTAGTAACTGGTTCAATCGATCGTTTATATCTTAGATTTTTAAGAATTACAGATCATAAAGATGTTTATTTAAAGTTACATCAAACTGATACAATCGTTATGCTTGCGCCACCTGTTAATGGATTAGAATCATTAGCAGCTCTTACACTTGATGAAATTGCGAAAATAGCACCAAAACTTTATGATGTTTTAGACAATGAATATTTTAGACCAAGACCAACACGTCTTGATTTGCTTAAACTTATTTTAGAATTAAAACCAGAATACTTCATTCCTACTCAAGGTCTTTATCGTTATTTAGTTGATTCATCTAACTTTATTTTAGGAAACAAAGAAGCTAAAAAAACTACTTTACCAATTATTTTATTAAATGGTAAAGTAGCTCACTTTATGGACAATAAACTATTTAGTTTAAATGGAAAAATTAAGGAAGTTGGAGACACTATCATCGATGGATTTGGAGTTGGTGATATTTCAAGTGAAGTTATTAATGAAAGAGAAGCATTAGGACGTGAAGGCGTTGTAATTATTAATGGTTTATACTGTCCTAAAACAAAGCGTATTTTAGGCCAACTACACATAAATTATGTTGGAGTAATTGATCTTACTGAACAAGACAAAATTGATCAGTTAATTAAATCTGTGATTGCTGAAATTTTTGAAACAAAAGAGTTTACATCAATGCGTGAACTAAATGAAAAAATTCGTAAGTCAATCCGGAAAAAGATTTTTAAACTTACTGACAAAGACCCAATGGTTGCACTTACTTTAACGACAATTTAA